The following DNA comes from Ignavibacteria bacterium.
TAAAACTGAACTGCTTTCAATTACTTCAGGCAAAGAGATCAAACTCAGAATTCTATTCACCCTTTCAGGCACAGCATATACAGATCACAGGCAGCTCACATTCAGAGCAATCGAGCCCGATATGATTAAATTACTAAGTAAAATAAAAAAACTAACAGAAAACAAAATTTAAATCCGGTATCAGCGTCTTAATCAATAATACAGTTCTACAAAACAGATCCGCAGTGAAAGCCGAAAACCTGAAATACTTAAATCCAAAATACCTGCTTATACTTTTTATCAGGCTGTACAAGTACGCGGTTTCACCGCTTTTTCCGCCTTCATGCAGGCACTATCCCACGTGCTCAACTTACGCTATTGAAGCGCTGCAAAAACACGGTCTGTTCAAAGGTACATACCTGGCGTCAGTCAGAATTTTAAAATGCAACCCGTTCTTCGCCGGCGGGTATGACCCTGTTCCGGAAAAGAAACTTAAACTGCATTAATTTAAAATAAGCGTAAAGTAAAAAAGAGTTCAATAACAAAAAGTTCAATAACAAAGAGTTTAATATAACAGTGAATCATAATAATGGATAGAAATTCGATAATTGGTTTTGTATTAATTGGTGTAATTCTGCTGGGTTGGCTTTATTTCCAGAGTCAAAACAAACCGCCTGAGCCGCCAAAGGATGATAAAAAGACTGAACAGCAGATAAATAAAGATAGCCTCAGTAAAGTCCAGGAGCAGCAGAAGCAGCAGCAATCAGCCGATACAATTAAAAAGGTAGTAAGCGGAGATACTGTAAAAGTTGTTCAGCCGGTTTCAGAAAAATACGGCGCTTTATTCGGTAAGTTTGAAAAAGGTGAAGATAAAGTTGTAATAGTTGAGACAGATAAATACTACGCTGAGT
Coding sequences within:
- the yidD gene encoding membrane protein insertion efficiency factor YidD, producing MKYLNPKYLLILFIRLYKYAVSPLFPPSCRHYPTCSTYAIEALQKHGLFKGTYLASVRILKCNPFFAGGYDPVPEKKLKLH
- a CDS encoding ribonuclease P protein component; this encodes MVKKKIKKSSARNRVRRLLKESYRLNKTELLSITSGKEIKLRILFTLSGTAYTDHRQLTFRAIEPDMIKLLSKIKKLTENKI